The Vibrio crassostreae genomic interval ATGCGATAGGGTTTGCTTTAGAATCGACCCACTTTGGCGCAATCATAATCGGCAAGTTGTACACAAAGTCTCGCATGATCTCGAATGCCGCAGAGCCTGGGCCTATGATCACGCCTGCTTGAAGTTCGGTTATCGGTACCGGCCCTTTACGAAGTAGTTCACCGGTTTTCTTTCTCGCTTGAAGGTGCTCTGAGTCACCAGTTTGAGGCTGCAGCGAGCTTAGATAGATAACGTGCTGGTTTTTAGGGCCAAGTGCAGAGACAAAGTTGCGAGCTAGGTTTAACTCGTAATCAATAAAGTCGTGGCCTTCTGCCATTCCATGGACAAGGAAGAAGATAAGATCAAAATCGGGGACTAAGGCTTGTGTCGCAGCTTGATCGGCCAAATCAAGATACTCAAGTGATAAGTTTTCGTGAGGCTCGGTCCGTGCCTTTAAATAGTCGATATGCCTTGCTGCTGCCGTGACTTGATAGCCTTGCTCAAGCAGGAGAGGGAGGAGTTGTGAGCCTACGTATCCAGAAGCGCCTAAAACCAGTACTTTCTTCATTACTACTCCATTTATATCTGTGGTTAAAAACCGAACATTGATATAATAGCGCGATATTTATCTTTATTCATCAATACGTTCCGTTTAGGTCTCTCTATGTTGCTCTCTTCAATTATTCATCACACACGCGGTGATTTTGTTCGCAGGTTGATTGCCATAGCTTTGCCAATCACCTTGCAGAGCATCATGTTCTCGAGTCGAGGCTTAGTGGATGTGTTGATGCTAGGTCAGCTTGGCGAAGCAGACATTGCGGCTGTGGGTGTGGCGAGTCGTGCGATGTTCGTGACGACCATTATGCTGGTGGGTGTCACCACCGGCGGCGCTCTTCTTACTGCTCAATATTGGGGAGCGGGCAATAGACAAGGGGTGAGAGAAAGCACAGCACTAACCTGGCTGGTTTCGACGTTGTTTGCGCTGTTGACCATCGTGTCCTTTGTCTCTTTCCCGGCACAAATCATGGGCGTGACGACTGACTCTCAAGAAGTCATCAGCTTGGGCGTTGAATACATCGTTATCACCTCATTTAGCATGTTAGCCGTATCGTGTGTCAGCAGTATGGCCGTTGGCCTAAGAGCGATGCACAAACCTGGATTGAGTACCTTCTTCAGTGGTATTGGTATCCTGTCTAACGTGTTCTTAAACTGGGTACTGATTTTCGGTAACTTAGGATTTCCGGCTCTTGGCATCAAAGGTGCGGCGATTGCGACCGTACTGAGTGGCGCAATTGAAGTGGCGACCTTGTTTGGTTACCTCTATTTCTCTAAACATTTATTAGCCTTCAAACTTTGTGATATCAAAGCTGCGGCAACGGTGGAGAAAGTCGTTCGCTTCTTGAAATTGTCTCTGCCGACAACCTTCAACTTTTTAGCTTGGGCTGGTGGCTTATTCGCTTATCACGCCATCATGGGGCAATCGGGCGTGCAAGGTTTAGCTGCGCTTTCGGTGATGACGCCCGTTGAGTCTATCTCGTTGAGTTTATTGATTGGCATGTCGAATGCTGCCGCGGTTTTAGTGGGTAACCAACTCGGTGCGAAGAACAATGAAGCGGTTTACTACCAAGCTCTCGGCTTAACGATTTTGTGCTTCTTAACCAGTATTGTGGTGGCAATTTTCCTCTACTTTATACAAACGCCAATATTGAATGCCTTTAGTGCTTTGACAGAAGAAACCCGAGCGCTTTCAGAGAAGTTTATTGTGATTCTGAGTGTGGGTATTGTCATCCGCTCTATTCCAATGACAGTGATCGTTGGTGTACTCAGAGCGGGTGGTGACGTGAAGTTTTGTCTATACCAAGATCTGATTGCTCAGTGGGTGATAGGTATTCCTTTGGCAGCCATCGCCGCTATTTACTTTAAGCTTCCACCTGAGTGGGTTTACCTACTGTTCCTTACTGAAGAAGTGATTAAGTGGGGCGGGGCGCTCTATCGCATGAAAACAAGAAAATGGATTAAAAACTTGATAGGAAGTTGAAGTAGGACGCACCAATCACATCACTTTATCGTTGGTGTGTGATCTATCTTTCAAAATACTTCCTCCTAACAGGGAATTAGTGTAGATTCTCCTTCCAAATTCTAACTAATGTGAGCTGTTTAATGTTAAAGCTGTCAGACCTATGTAAAGGCTACGTCGATGGGGGGGAGTTTCACCCTGTTTTGCAAGGTGCTGAATTAACATTAAACCAAGGTGACCAGCTAGCATTAATGGGAGAAAGTGGTTCAGGTAAAAGTACTTTACTGAACCTTATTGCGGGGTTAGACCTAGCTGATTCAGGTGAAATTGCTTTCCCTCACTTCAATATGCACGACTCTACCGAGCGTGACCGCACCGCTTATCGCAGAAACAACATCGGCCATATCTTTCAGCAGTTCAACTTACTGCCGACATTGAACATTGCCGATAACATTCGTTTTTGCCGCCAATTAAAAGGCTTACCCGAAGACAAGGGGCTCTGGCGACAGATCCTTTCTGCTTTAGATCTGATGCCTTTGCTTGGTCGTTATCCTGAAGAGGCGTCTGGTGGTCAGCAACAACGTGCGGCAATTGCTCGTGCGCTGTATATGGAACCAAAAATCTTACTGGCCGATGAGCCGACAGGTAGCTTAGATGAGCGCAACGCTGAAGCGGTAATGCGTTTGCTGACCTCTTTGGCTCGCCAATTAGAATGTACATTACTGTTGGTAACACACAGTGAGAAAGTAGCGCTGCATATGGATGGCAGGATCCGCCTACAAGGAGGGCAACTGCATGTTATGGCCCGTAGTTAAGGCACTACTCGGTCATTATCGACGTTACCCACTTCAGATTATCTTGGTATGGCTTGGTTTAACCCTAGGCGTATCACTTTTGGTTGGTGTTACTGCCATTAACCAACACGCCAAGCAAAGCTATGCACATGGCGAAAAACTCTTTTCGAATCCTCTTCCTTACCGTATTCGACCAAAACACAACGCCAATAAAATTCCGCAAGGCTTTTATATCCATCTTCGACGTGAAGGCTTTCAGCAGTGTTCTCCTTTTGATCACCACCGTATCACTGATGAAAATGGTTCAAATTTCATGCTGATTGGCATAGATCCAGTCTCTATGCTTCAACTGCAGCCGGGCGTTGCGTTAAAAGATCTCAATACGTTAAATCTAATGAAACCGCCATATCCGATCCTTGTGAGCGACGATCTCGCCGAACACATGGAGTGGAAAAACGGTGACTATATCCACCTTATGGATGGCTCTGAGCTTGGTCCATTAATGGTTGATCAAAACAACATCATTGATGGTACAAGGCTGATTGCTGATATCTCGCTACTGAGAATGCTGAAACGCAGCGCAGGCCTCTCGGTGATTGCATGCTCAGACATGTCGCCTGAGAAGTTTGAGCGTCTTAAAAACATGCTACCCAATGGTTTGACAATCTCACGCAGCTCTAAAGCGGAATTAGAGTCACTGACTAGCGCTTTTCACTTAAATCTTAAAGCGATGGGTATGCTGTCGTTTGTGGTTGGTTTATTCATTTTCTATCAAGCGATGTCGCTGTCGTTTATTCAGCGTCAACCGTTAGTCGGTATCTTAAGACAAACAGGTGTGTCGGGCTGGCAACTGGCTAAAGCACTTTGCTTAGAGCTACTGCTATTGGTCGGACTGAGCTGGATCTGCGGTAATATTTTTGGTGTCATGTTAGCCAATCAATTGTTACCTGCGGTATCTTCAAGCTTAGGTGATTTATACGATGCCAACGTTGGTTTAACGATTGACTGGAATTGGCGCTGGAGCGGCTACAGCTTATTGATGGCGTTACTTGGTGCGTTCTTAGCCTGCGCTTGGCCATTGGTACGTTTGCTTAGATCACAACCGATTCGTTTGACCTCTCGATTGTCTTTGATGCGTTTTGCGGGTACTGAGTTTACTTGGCAAGCTTTGATTGGCTGTGGCTTCTTGGTTGCAGCTGTCGCTGTGTATCAAGCCCCTCAGACTCAAGAAACGGGTTTTGCGATTATCGCACTGATGCTAATTAGTGTGGCTTTGTTTACACCGTTCTTGATGTGGAAGTTATTTAACAGCTTATCTTATTCATTGCGCTGGGTTCGTGCTCGTTGGTTCTTCGCGGACGCCGCTTCAAGCATGAGCTACCGTGGCGTGGCGACGATGGCCTTTATGTTGGCATTAACAGCCAATATTGGGGTAGAAACCATGGTGGGTAGCTTTAGAGATACTACTGATAAATGGTTAACACAGCGCCTGGCCGCCGATCTTTATATCTACCCAACCAACAATGCCGCTGCTCGTATGAGTAACTGGCTGTCAGAACAACCTGAAGTAGATTCGGTTTGGTGGCGTTGGGAGAAAGATGTTGCTTCTCCAGTCGGCAGTATTCAGGTTGTCAGTACGGGTCCTTCTGAAGGCGAACTAGAAGCGCTGACAATCAAATTAGGTATTCCGAATTACTGGTACCACTTACACCACTCTAAAGGTGTGTTGATCAGCGAATCGATGTCTCTCAAGTTGGGGATTCGCCCTGGTGACTACATTGACCTCTATGATAGCCTCGGCTCTGGTTGGCAGGTTGTTGGAGTTTATTACGATTATGGTAACCCTTACCATCAAGTCATGATGTCACATCGAAACTGGCTGTATGGGTTTGCAGGGCGGGGTAATGTAGGCCTTGGCGTAATACTCAAAGATGATGTTAATTCGGTAGGCCTTCGCAGCCGATTAGAAAGCGTATTCAGGCTTGGCTCTGAGCGTGTATTCGATAACAACAATATTCACAGTCAAGCGATGCGTGTGTTTGATAGAACGTTCGCGATTGCAGATACATTAGGCAACATCACCTTGGTTATTGCAGTCTTCGGTATCTTCTTTGCTACTGTAGCGGGTGAAGTGTCTCGACAAAGACATATATCCTTGCAGCGCTGTTTGGGTGTCTCGGCGAAAGAGCTGATTCTGACAGGTAGCTTGCAGCTGTTTGTATTTGGGCTTATTTCCTCCTTGATTGCGATTCCGCTTGGCTTGGCGCTAGCGAGCTTAATTGTTGATATCGTGATAAAGCAGTCTTTTGGGTGGTCACTCGAGTTACAAGTGATTCCTTGGGATTATTTGCAGACATTTGCGTGGGCCATGGCAGCATTGATGCTCGCTGGTGCTTTACCAGTGATGAGAATGATTCGGAACACTCCGATGAAGTCACTGAGGGATGCGCTTTAGTATGTTTTTACGGAATAGCTCAACTAAGTTAAGACATCGAATCCTGTCTTCTCTTCTATTAACCAGTTTCTTCAGCATCTTTTTAAGTGTTTGGGGCTATTACTCCTATTTCATCGATCCCGGTGAAAAGGGCGAGAATGAAGTTAACTCGGTATTGGTTAGTGAACATTTCAATGTGTTTGAGCCAGTGTTACCAGACCGCAATGTTTCGCTACCACAAGATTTTAAGTTCCACCCAGAGTTTCAACATGAGTGGTGGCATTACTTTGCGTCTTTGAAAGGCGATGATGGCAAAGACTATTCGGTTCAGTGGAGTTTTTTCCGTATTGCAACGGACGAACGTGAAACTCCTGGGTGGCAAAGCCCTCAAGTCTATATCTCAAATGTAGTGGTCTCTTCTAAGTCCAAAGTATGGAAAGAACAGCGCATGGCTCGTGGCGGCATTGGCCAAGCGGGGATGACTAACCGTCCATTCAGACTTTGGATTGATAACTGGAACTGGCGTGCACTCGGCAACACACCATTTCCAGGCCGTCTTCAAGTGCAAACTGACACTTTTGGACTTGAGCTCGACACTATTGCAAAAGGGCCATATGTACTCAACGGCGATAATGGCTATCAGAAAAAACACGACTTATTACCTGTCGCGTCTTATAACTTCAGCGCTCCATTTTTATCTTTGAGTGGTGTGTTGAACTTAGACGGCGTTACCAAGGAAGTGGAAGGAACTGCGTGGGTACATAAAGAGTGGGGTAGTGGCTTACTTGGAGTGGGTCAACAAGGTTGGGATTGGTTTGTGTTTAATCTCGATGACGGCACTGCGTTAAGTATTAACCGTTATCGTCATAACCAACAGTTGCCTTACGTATTTGGTACATTAGCAACGCGCTCTGGCAAAGTTTACCAATTGACGGAATCCGATATTTCAATTCAACCATTGCAAAATACAACGTTGATGAATGGAAGGCGGATGCCTCTGCAGTGGATCATTAATGTCCCTAAGCATGATATCAACCTCACGACGCGTATTATACGCAGGGATATGTGGCTTCCTTTTGTCATACCATATTGGGAAGGGCCGATTAAGGCGAGCGGGAGTCATGAAGCGACAGGCTTTATGCAATTAACCGGCTACTAAAAAACACCTAAGGCTATCATTTGATAGCCTTTTTTTATGTCTGAGACTTTTATCCAACCCCAATGAATTGTGCATACAGGTTCGATGATCTCATCTATACTTAATTCATGGCGCAGAACAACATTATGGAATATACGACGTATTGTTTAGTATTTGTAGGAAAAACCGAAGTTAAACATCCGAAGAAGTGATTATCTATCAATTAGACTTGGATATAAACTCGTGGTTATTCTTTGTTATTCGTTTATTTAAATAATAAATATAAGGGCGAAATCATGACCGACGTCATCCGTGACTTCTTTAAAATGGAATCTGCTGGCGGCATCATCCTAGTAATCGCTGCGGCGATCGCAATGTTTGTAGCAAACTCACCACTGAACGAAATGTACCAAGGTGTACTTCACAGTTACGTTCTTGGTATGTCTGTGTCTCACTGGATTAACGATGGCTTAATGGCTGTCTTCTTCCTTCTAATCGGCTTAGAAGTTAAGCGCGAACTTTTGGAAGGCGCATTAAAGTCTAAAGAGACAGCAATCTTCCCAGCTATCGCAGCTGTGGGTGGTATGTTAGCTCCTGCACTTATTTACGTGCTATTTAACTCAAGTAACCCTGAAGCGCTTCAAGGTTGGGCTATCCCGGCTGCAACAGATATCGCATTCGCACTGGGTATCATGGCTCTTCTTGGTAACCGTGTACCGGTAAGCCTGAAGGTATTCTTACTAGCATTGGCAATTATCGATGACCTAGGTGTTGTTGTTATCATTGCACTGTTCTACTCAGGTGACCTATCAACGCTTGCACTGACGGTTGGCTTTATCGCGACTGGTGTGTTGTTCATGCTAAATAACAAGCACGTAACTAAGCTGAGTGTGTACTTAATTGTTGGTGCGATCCTGTGGTTCGCTGTATTGAAATCTGGTGTTCACGCAACATTAGCTGGTGTAGTAATTGGTTTTGCTATCCCACTAAAAGGCAATAAGGGAGAGCATTCTCCGCTGAAACACCTAGAGCATGCTTTGCACCCATACGTAGCTTTTGCAATTTTGCCAATCTTCGCATTTGCAAACGCAGGCATCTCACTAGAAGGCATCTCAATTTCAAATCTTACAGGCATGCTACCGCTTGGTATTGCTATGGGTCTATTGGTTGGTAAGCCACTGGGTATATTCCTATTCAGCTGGGGTGCTGTGAAAACGGGCGTAGCTAAGCTTCCTGAAGGTGTGAACTTCATGAACATCTTCGCGGTATCTGTGTTGTGTGGTATTGGCTTTACGATGTCTATCTTTATCTCTTCATTGGCATTTGGTCCAACGAATGCAGATTTTGATACGCTAGCTCGATTAGGCATCCTGATGGGATCTACGACAGCAGCTATCTTAGGTTACTTCCTGCTAAGTATTTCTCTACCGAAAACTAAGCACCAAGAAGTAAAACTATAACCGGTAATTGGTTAGGTTAACGATCGAGCCGATTCCTGTGTAGCAAGAAGAGCCACTGAGTCATTCCCGAGATTCAGTGGTTACAAAGAACAAAAAGCCGTGATAGGCAACCCTATCACGGCTTTATTGATCTTGTCGCTAAGCAGTCTTTGTAAGATAACCCACGTTACACTTTCAGTGACAATGTCACGCTATTTTTCTAGCGTGGTAAAAATGGTCCATTCTTCTACGATCTGCTCACTTAACCCAACTACTGTCGCTGTTACCTTACGGTTCAGTGCGTGTGAAGTAGGGTCATCACCATCGTTTTCTAATCGTTCTTCACCATAGCCGACAATTCTCACACGCTCTGGTTCGATACCATTCGACAGTAACTCGTCTTGAACATTGTTTGCTCGTTTTTTTGAAAGGTCTAAGTTGTACTCGTTGGAACCCACTTTACTCGCATAGCCTTGTATTTCAATCGATGCACTTTTGTAGGTTGCAAGAAACTCTGCCATCGTGCTGATCTGGTCTGAGAAGATTGGATTCACTTCAAATGAGTCATGAGCAAAGAGTATTTTTAGCTGTCTGACTTCTTCCGCACGAATCGTTTCTCCACAACCATCATTGTCGACTTGTGACGTTTCAGGCGTACCAGGGCAGATATCACGAGCGTTTACCACACCATCTTTATCATCGTCTTGCAGGTCTGCAATCTGCTCAGCTTCAGGTGTCTCGATATAGGCCTCTTCCTGCTGGTTCGAACAGGCAAGTAAAGTCATCGTTAACACGGGAAGTAATAAGTAAGGTATTTTCATCATTAATACTCCACGGGCGTAGTCCACTCTTCTGGAATGTCGACCAGTAGAGCATTCAATAAAGAACCTGTCGCGTTCATCACACGGTACTTAGCGTACTGCTCTGAATAGTGGGCATCTAGGTAATCTTTACGGGCTTCAAATAGTTCGTTCTCAGTGTTGAGTAAGTCAAGCAGAGTACGTTTGCCTATTCGGTATTGTTTTTCATATGCGATAACAGTTTCCGAAGCTGAATCAACATGGTCGGATAGAAAGTTCTTTTGTTGTAACGTTAGATCCAATGCACTCCATGAGAGGCGAAGACCTTCTTCCACTTGTCGATAAGCGCGATCTCTCAGGTCTTTGGCTTTGTTCAATTGGTATGCCGCAGCTTCTGAATTAGCACTGTCTGTTCCGCCGTTGTACAAGTTATATCGCATGCGTAGCATCGCGAGGGTCTCTTGACTTGAGCCTTCATCGCCACCTGCATCATCACGCCACGACTGAGAAGCCTCGATGGAGAAGGTAGGGTAGTTCACGCCCTTTGATTGTTTGTATTGGAAGTGGGCTGAATCGACATCTGCGTTTGCGACTTTGATTACAGGGTGCTGGTCTAATGCATCAACAATGGCGTCGGTTAATGACAAAGGAATTCTAGAAATATCGGCTCTTGGGTAGATTAAGCCTAGGGGTTCTTGACCAACTACTCGTCTAAACTGGGTGTGGGTATCGATCAAATTATTCTGTGCGGCCAACAAGTTACCATGAGCTTTTGCAATCCTAGCTTCTACCTGAGATACATCCGCTGTTGAACCTATGCCTGAATTCGCTCGTTTCTTTATATCTTTATAGATTTTCTTGTGTATTGAAAGGTTACTTTCTGACAGTGCCAGCACTTCAGTGGCTTTTACTGCGTCTAGATAAATTTGTGTTACCTCAAGCGCTTTGTCTTCGGCATCCGCGATCAATTGCAAACGTACCGACTCGGCTTCTGCGGCAGTACGATCAATGTCGTACAGTGTCGCGGAACCATCCCACAGCAATTGAGTGAGAGAAATCGTCGCTTCCTTTCTTGTTAGATCGGTATCGGGGCCGTTATTTGGTGCAGGGTTTATACCTTCGTATCCAATACCAGCATCAAGATCGATGCTGGGCTTGTATGCGCCTCCAGAGGCATCATTACGTTTTTTCACGCTCACATATTCATTAAAGATGCTTTTTATCTCTGGATTCGTTGCCAAAGTAATAGCTACAGACTGTTCCAGAGTTTGAGCGGTGAGCGGTGTTGCAGTAACTAAGCAGCACATGATGGATAATTTAAACAATTTCAAAGTAGCTCTCCTTCTACTTTCAATGTCTCATCCGTTTCCCAACCTACGTTTACCGCTGAATTGAGAGAAGGGTATTAAACGAAGCTTAGGACATTTGCAAAAAAATGCGAAGTTTGTTGGTTTTTTTTTTGAATGTAAGTCGCTATTGCTATTGACTAATTTTCAAAGTGCTTTATCTGAACCACTTTGGTGAGTTGATTATCAATAGTGCCACTACTAAATTTATTGTAGGAAATAGCCACAGCGCAGAGTGGGATTGAATCCGCGTTTGGTGTGTTCTGGGTAGAAGTGGGAATATGGATATGGGAAACATCAACCTAAATATACTAGGCCTTGTTAGCGGGAGTGTAGTGCTCGACGCTCAAGGTCAAGTTAGACGTTTGTCTCCGGGCGAACAACCATCCGCTAGCGACGTAATTATCAGTTTTGATACTAGTGAAGAGAGTGTGCCAAGTGTTTCTGCACGTTTTGTAGATAACCAGGGCCAACAAAATGTGCTAGACACTGATGATGCGATCGCTCAAGTTCAGCGTGCTATTGAAGAAGGATTTGATCCAACAGAACTAGGAGATGAGTTTGATACTGCTGCTGGTGAAGAAGGCTCGAGTTTGACCAACAGCGGTAGGATTGAACGTACTGGAGCTGAAACTCAAGCCGCCACGAATTTTGAAACTGAAGGGTTTGAGTCTCAAGGATTGTCAGAAACTCAAAGTATTGCTCTTTTTGATATCATCGCTTTTGCGCTTATTTCAGGTGACACTAACGCTATTGAGTTTGAGCAGGATGAACCAATCGAGACAGGCGGCGCCTTAATCAGCGATGATCCGGACGTTACCTTTATTGGCAAAGAGGTTGTTGGAGATAATGCTCTCGGTACCTTTGTTGTAAACGAAGATGGTACTTGGACTTTCGTGGCCAACAGTCCTTATGATGAGCTTGCCGATGGCGAACAAATTCAAGACACGACAACAGTACAAACCTCCGATGGAGGCGAACAAGTCATCACTGTAACGATAATCGGTACTGATGATGCGGCTGTAGCCACTGATGACTCAGGCAGTGTGACCGAGGACATCGATGTAGATGACATCACCAATCAATTGGTGACGTCTGGTCAGATCGTGATTACAGATGTAGACAGCGACACTCCCACCTTTTCAGCTGATGGTGAGTTTAACCTCGTAGGTTCAACAAACGACTCACAGCTAGGCATATTGAGCATCGACCCCGACGGTGCGTGGACTTACGTAGTTAACAACGATGATGTTCAGTACTTGGATGACGATGAGTTCGTAACCGAGGTTTATACCGTGACAGCAAGTGACGGTACCACGAGCGAAGTGACCATT includes:
- a CDS encoding MATE family efflux transporter; the encoded protein is MLLSSIIHHTRGDFVRRLIAIALPITLQSIMFSSRGLVDVLMLGQLGEADIAAVGVASRAMFVTTIMLVGVTTGGALLTAQYWGAGNRQGVRESTALTWLVSTLFALLTIVSFVSFPAQIMGVTTDSQEVISLGVEYIVITSFSMLAVSCVSSMAVGLRAMHKPGLSTFFSGIGILSNVFLNWVLIFGNLGFPALGIKGAAIATVLSGAIEVATLFGYLYFSKHLLAFKLCDIKAAATVEKVVRFLKLSLPTTFNFLAWAGGLFAYHAIMGQSGVQGLAALSVMTPVESISLSLLIGMSNAAAVLVGNQLGAKNNEAVYYQALGLTILCFLTSIVVAIFLYFIQTPILNAFSALTEETRALSEKFIVILSVGIVIRSIPMTVIVGVLRAGGDVKFCLYQDLIAQWVIGIPLAAIAAIYFKLPPEWVYLLFLTEEVIKWGGALYRMKTRKWIKNLIGS
- a CDS encoding ABC transporter ATP-binding protein codes for the protein MLKLSDLCKGYVDGGEFHPVLQGAELTLNQGDQLALMGESGSGKSTLLNLIAGLDLADSGEIAFPHFNMHDSTERDRTAYRRNNIGHIFQQFNLLPTLNIADNIRFCRQLKGLPEDKGLWRQILSALDLMPLLGRYPEEASGGQQQRAAIARALYMEPKILLADEPTGSLDERNAEAVMRLLTSLARQLECTLLLVTHSEKVALHMDGRIRLQGGQLHVMARS
- a CDS encoding ABC transporter permease, which encodes MLWPVVKALLGHYRRYPLQIILVWLGLTLGVSLLVGVTAINQHAKQSYAHGEKLFSNPLPYRIRPKHNANKIPQGFYIHLRREGFQQCSPFDHHRITDENGSNFMLIGIDPVSMLQLQPGVALKDLNTLNLMKPPYPILVSDDLAEHMEWKNGDYIHLMDGSELGPLMVDQNNIIDGTRLIADISLLRMLKRSAGLSVIACSDMSPEKFERLKNMLPNGLTISRSSKAELESLTSAFHLNLKAMGMLSFVVGLFIFYQAMSLSFIQRQPLVGILRQTGVSGWQLAKALCLELLLLVGLSWICGNIFGVMLANQLLPAVSSSLGDLYDANVGLTIDWNWRWSGYSLLMALLGAFLACAWPLVRLLRSQPIRLTSRLSLMRFAGTEFTWQALIGCGFLVAAVAVYQAPQTQETGFAIIALMLISVALFTPFLMWKLFNSLSYSLRWVRARWFFADAASSMSYRGVATMAFMLALTANIGVETMVGSFRDTTDKWLTQRLAADLYIYPTNNAAARMSNWLSEQPEVDSVWWRWEKDVASPVGSIQVVSTGPSEGELEALTIKLGIPNYWYHLHHSKGVLISESMSLKLGIRPGDYIDLYDSLGSGWQVVGVYYDYGNPYHQVMMSHRNWLYGFAGRGNVGLGVILKDDVNSVGLRSRLESVFRLGSERVFDNNNIHSQAMRVFDRTFAIADTLGNITLVIAVFGIFFATVAGEVSRQRHISLQRCLGVSAKELILTGSLQLFVFGLISSLIAIPLGLALASLIVDIVIKQSFGWSLELQVIPWDYLQTFAWAMAALMLAGALPVMRMIRNTPMKSLRDAL
- a CDS encoding lipocalin-like domain-containing protein, whose translation is MRFSMFLRNSSTKLRHRILSSLLLTSFFSIFLSVWGYYSYFIDPGEKGENEVNSVLVSEHFNVFEPVLPDRNVSLPQDFKFHPEFQHEWWHYFASLKGDDGKDYSVQWSFFRIATDERETPGWQSPQVYISNVVVSSKSKVWKEQRMARGGIGQAGMTNRPFRLWIDNWNWRALGNTPFPGRLQVQTDTFGLELDTIAKGPYVLNGDNGYQKKHDLLPVASYNFSAPFLSLSGVLNLDGVTKEVEGTAWVHKEWGSGLLGVGQQGWDWFVFNLDDGTALSINRYRHNQQLPYVFGTLATRSGKVYQLTESDISIQPLQNTTLMNGRRMPLQWIINVPKHDINLTTRIIRRDMWLPFVIPYWEGPIKASGSHEATGFMQLTGY
- the nhaA gene encoding Na+/H+ antiporter NhaA is translated as MTDVIRDFFKMESAGGIILVIAAAIAMFVANSPLNEMYQGVLHSYVLGMSVSHWINDGLMAVFFLLIGLEVKRELLEGALKSKETAIFPAIAAVGGMLAPALIYVLFNSSNPEALQGWAIPAATDIAFALGIMALLGNRVPVSLKVFLLALAIIDDLGVVVIIALFYSGDLSTLALTVGFIATGVLFMLNNKHVTKLSVYLIVGAILWFAVLKSGVHATLAGVVIGFAIPLKGNKGEHSPLKHLEHALHPYVAFAILPIFAFANAGISLEGISISNLTGMLPLGIAMGLLVGKPLGIFLFSWGAVKTGVAKLPEGVNFMNIFAVSVLCGIGFTMSIFISSLAFGPTNADFDTLARLGILMGSTTAAILGYFLLSISLPKTKHQEVKL
- a CDS encoding OmpA family protein, which encodes MMKIPYLLLPVLTMTLLACSNQQEEAYIETPEAEQIADLQDDDKDGVVNARDICPGTPETSQVDNDGCGETIRAEEVRQLKILFAHDSFEVNPIFSDQISTMAEFLATYKSASIEIQGYASKVGSNEYNLDLSKKRANNVQDELLSNGIEPERVRIVGYGEERLENDGDDPTSHALNRKVTATVVGLSEQIVEEWTIFTTLEK
- a CDS encoding TolC family outer membrane protein, which translates into the protein MKLFKLSIMCCLVTATPLTAQTLEQSVAITLATNPEIKSIFNEYVSVKKRNDASGGAYKPSIDLDAGIGYEGINPAPNNGPDTDLTRKEATISLTQLLWDGSATLYDIDRTAAEAESVRLQLIADAEDKALEVTQIYLDAVKATEVLALSESNLSIHKKIYKDIKKRANSGIGSTADVSQVEARIAKAHGNLLAAQNNLIDTHTQFRRVVGQEPLGLIYPRADISRIPLSLTDAIVDALDQHPVIKVANADVDSAHFQYKQSKGVNYPTFSIEASQSWRDDAGGDEGSSQETLAMLRMRYNLYNGGTDSANSEAAAYQLNKAKDLRDRAYRQVEEGLRLSWSALDLTLQQKNFLSDHVDSASETVIAYEKQYRIGKRTLLDLLNTENELFEARKDYLDAHYSEQYAKYRVMNATGSLLNALLVDIPEEWTTPVEY